Proteins encoded in a region of the Augochlora pura isolate Apur16 chromosome 4, APUR_v2.2.1, whole genome shotgun sequence genome:
- the Ema gene encoding C-type lectin domain containing ema isoform X5 yields the protein MSRSRSWFGGDLWKPKNPHTLEHLKYLYKELSRNQTVSKNNRGLLVEILRSIAEILIWGDQNDSSVFDFFLEKNMLSFFLRIMKQKCGSYVCVQLLQTLNILFENIRNETSLYYLLSNNHVNSIIVHKFDFSDEEVMAYYISFLKTLSLKLNAHTIHFFYNEHTNDFPLYTEAIKFFNHSEGMVRIAVRTLTLNVYRVEDASMLVFIRDRTAAPYFSNLVWFIGDHIIELDTCVRNDADHQSRNRLSDLVAEHLDHLHYLNDILCLNIPDLNKVLSEHLLHKLLVPLYVYSLAKHKNLLCQNQDERKHVSIVVALFLLSQVFLILSHGPLVHTLAAVILLSELETIQTGASKVLEMYGDITSIKSIAFSPPKESLEKSLENLSESLNVSDDLCEEECIAEERTEESMVNRISDTNYPSTSFDTVSIEDTPVPMSSEQLDTSVPHDNLEDIRYLNVTDEEKEQRLAQDSPLIPETQKNLDESLSNKPFLETILNSLYCTENDYTALFGLCLLYALANNQGIDRKTLDPILSSSQGSTTSFYNEILIDRLIHIITLSCQTNSKVRLVTLELAIKLLIQLIMSNGQKVLKGSHLTAIETAKEQSTTLLKNFYRSEDIFLDMFEDEYSEIQKRPLNIEWLMMDSNILLPPIGTPMTGIEFIKRLPCGEVERARRAIRVFFLIRELSLAINMEAETQLPLTNPVNCVQVDNVLDLNNSDLIACTVVWTDGQKIRRFLVIHIVQLILVEPDTSKLGWGVARLVGFLQDIEVASDKDDSRCLHLTIYKPSSSSAGNRVPLLSTKFIFDDHIRCMAAKQRLTKGRIKARQKKMSQIARLLDIPMSMPHSSTPSPNYALRSMRHERVIGRGQRSKEPRPMFIVNRVPGFAAQMRRENNAVPSSIARRSDNSNENSQENGLRSRDNSPKMPRPRSEEIPLEDMRLRKAALTSAALSISNICQEKKDGQISACATNGEPSTVAKKHAEETSFTCPKETKPRKKGQVETV from the exons atgtctcgaAGCCGAAGTTGGTTTGGTGGAGATCTCTGGAAGCCCAAGAATCCACACACTTTAGAGCACCTCAA GTATTTGTACAAAGAACTATCAAGGAATCAGACTGTGTCTAAGAATAATAGAGGATTGTTGGTAGAAATTCTGCGCTCTATagctgaaattttaatatgggGTGACCAAAATGATAGCAGTGTATTTGA CTTCTTTTTGGAAAAGAACATGCTTTCGTTCTTCTTACGtattatgaaacaaaaatgtgGAAGCTATGTATGTGTTCAATTGCTACAGACactgaatatattatttgaaaatatacgtAATGAAACATCCTTAT ATTATTTGCTCAGTAACAATCATGTCAACAGTATAATAGTGCACAAATTTGACTTCAGTGATGAAGAGGTGATGGCATACTACATCAGTTTTTTAAAGACCTTGAGCTTGAAGTTGAATGCCCATaccattcattttttttataacgag cATACCAATGATTTTCCATTGTATACGGAGgcaatcaaattttttaaccaCTCGGAAGGTATGGTTCGTATAGCTGTGAGAACCCTAACTTTAAATGTCTATCGTGTCGAGGATGCCTCTATGCTCGTGTTTATAAGAGACCGAACTGCTGCACCTTATTTCAGTAATCTTGTATGGTTTATTGGCGACCACATTATAGAGCTTGACACCTGTGTCAGAAACGATGCCGA TCATCAAAGTCGAAACAGATTGTCGGATTTGGTAGCTGAGCATTTAGATCATCTGCATTACCTAAACGATattctttgtttaaatataccTGACTTGAATAAGGTCTTGTCTGAACATTTGCTTCACAAATTATTAGTTCCACTGTACGTTTACTCGCTTGCAAAACATAAGAATCTTTTGTGCCAAAATCAG GATGAGAGAAAACATGTAAGCATTGTAGTAGCATTGTTTCTCCTTTCTCAAGTGTTTCTTATACTCTCCCACGGCCCTCTTGTACATACTTTAGCAGCAGTAATATTGCTGTCAGAATTAGAAACTATTCAAACAGGTGCAAGCAAAGTGTTGGAAATGTACGGTGATATTACGTCTATTAAGTCAATCGCTTTTTCACCCCCAAAAGAAAGTTTGGAAAAGTCTCTGGAAAATTTAAGCGAATCTTTAAACGTGTCGGACGATCTTTGCGAAGAAGAATGCATTGCAGAAGAAAGGACAGAAGAGAGTATGGTCAATAGGATATCAGACACCAATTATCCTAGTACATCATTCGATACCGTTTCAATAGAAGATACACCTGTACCAATGAGTTCAGAACAACTAGACACTAGCGTTCCACATGATAATTTAGAAGACATcagatatttaaatgtaactgatgaagaaaaagaacagAGACTTGCACAAGATAGTCCCTTGATACCGGAAACGCAAAAGAATCTGGACGAATCTCTATCAAATAAGCCATTTCTAGAAACTATCTTGAACTCTTTATATTGCACAGAAAATGATTATACTGCCCTGTTTGGATTATGTTTGCTTTATGCTCTAGCTAACAATCAG GGCATTGACCGTAAAACTTTAGACCCAATTTTAAGCAGTTCACAAGGCTCAACAACGAGCTtctataatgaaattttaatagatagaCTAATTCATATTATAACGTTAAGTTGTCAAACAA ATTCGAAAGTACGGCTCGTCACGCTGGAATTGGCGATTAAGttgttaattcaattaataatgtcaaatgGACAAAAAGTCTTAAAAGGCTCGCATTTGACGGCGATCGAAACGGCCAAAGAACAGAGTACTACgttgttgaaaaatttttacagG AGCGAAGACATATTCCTAGACATGTTCGAAGATGAATATAGTGAAATTCAAAAACGACCCTTGAACATTGAATGGTTGATGATGGAcagtaacattttattaccaCCGATAGGTACTCCGATGACCGGTATTGAATTTATCAAGAGATTACCGTGCGGCGAA GTGGAGAGAGCTCGTCGTGCTATAagagtattttttttaataagagaATTATCCTTAGCTATTAACATGGAAGCGGAAACGCAGTTGCCCTTAACAAATCCGGTCAATTGTGTTCAAGTGGATAATGTTCTTGACCTaa ATAATAGCGATTTAATTGCCTGTACGGTTGTATGGACAGACGGTcagaaaattcgtcgttttcTAGTCATAcatattgtacaattaattCTCGTAGAACCAGACACTAGCAAATTAGGCTGGGGAGTAGCGAGATTAGTGGGCTTTTTACAAGATATTGAAGTAGCAAGTGACAAAGACGATTCTAGATGTTTACATTTAACGATTTACAAACCTTCGAGTAGTTCGGCTGGGAATCGTGTTCCTTTGCTAtcgacaaaatttatcttcgacGATCACATTAGATGTATGGCTGCTAAACAAAG GCTGACGAAAGGACGGATAAAGGCACGGCAAAAGAAGATGAGTCAGATCGCACGATTGCTAGACATTCCCATGAGTATGCCCCATTCATCAACACCATCGCCAAATTATGCTCTACGGAGCATGCGACATGAAC GTGTAATAGGTCGTGGACAAAGATCGAAGGAACCGCGACCAATGTTTATTGTAAACAGGGTGCCCGGATTTGCAGCACAAATGCGCAGGGAAAACAATGCAGTGCCATCATCGATTGCCAGGCGCAGTGACAACTCAAATGAGAATAGTCAGGAGAACGGTTTACGATCGCGAGATAATTCACCGAAAATGCCGAGGCCGCGAAGCGAAGAGATTCCTCTAGAGGATATGCGACTACGAAAAGCAGCTCTAACATCTGCTGCATTGAGTATATCAAATATATGTCAGGAGAAGAAAGATGGTCAAATCTCCGCATGTGCAACAAACGGTGAACCCTCGACTGTGGCTAAAAAACATGCAGAAGAGACATCGTTTACTTGCCCGAAAGAAACGAAGCCGCGTAAGAAGGGTCAAGTGGAGACAGTATGA
- the Ema gene encoding C-type lectin domain containing ema isoform X4: MSRSRSWFGGDLWKPKNPHTLEHLKYLYKELSRNQTVSKNNRGLLVEILRSIAEILIWGDQNDSSVFDFFLEKNMLSFFLRIMKQKCGSYVCVQLLQTLNILFENIRNETSLYYLLSNNHVNSIIVHKFDFSDEEVMAYYISFLKTLSLKLNAHTIHFFYNEVNEHTNDFPLYTEAIKFFNHSEGMVRIAVRTLTLNVYRVEDASMLVFIRDRTAAPYFSNLVWFIGDHIIELDTCVRNDADHQSRNRLSDLVAEHLDHLHYLNDILCLNIPDLNKVLSEHLLHKLLVPLYVYSLAKHKNLLCQNQDERKHVSIVVALFLLSQVFLILSHGPLVHTLAAVILLSELETIQTGASKVLEMYGDITSIKSIAFSPPKESLEKSLENLSESLNVSDDLCEEECIAEERTEESMVNRISDTNYPSTSFDTVSIEDTPVPMSSEQLDTSVPHDNLEDIRYLNVTDEEKEQRLAQDSPLIPETQKNLDESLSNKPFLETILNSLYCTENDYTALFGLCLLYALANNQGIDRKTLDPILSSSQGSTTSFYNEILIDRLIHIITLSCQTNSKVRLVTLELAIKLLIQLIMSNGQKVLKGSHLTAIETAKEQSTTLLKNFYRSEDIFLDMFEDEYSEIQKRPLNIEWLMMDSNILLPPIGTPMTGIEFIKRLPCGEVERARRAIRVFFLIRELSLAINMEAETQLPLTNPVNCVQVDNVLDLNNSDLIACTVVWTDGQKIRRFLVIHIVQLILVEPDTSKLGWGVARLVGFLQDIEVASDKDDSRCLHLTIYKPSSSSAGNRVPLLSTKFIFDDHIRCMAAKQRLTKGRIKARQKKMSQIARLLDIPMSMPHSSTPSPNYALRSMRHERVIGRGQRSKEPRPMFIVNRVPGFAAQMRRENNAVPSSIARRSDNSNENSQENGLRSRDNSPKMPRPRSEEIPLEDMRLRKAALTSAALSISNICQEKKDGQISACATNGEPSTVAKKHAEETSFTCPKETKPRKKGQVETV; this comes from the exons atgtctcgaAGCCGAAGTTGGTTTGGTGGAGATCTCTGGAAGCCCAAGAATCCACACACTTTAGAGCACCTCAA GTATTTGTACAAAGAACTATCAAGGAATCAGACTGTGTCTAAGAATAATAGAGGATTGTTGGTAGAAATTCTGCGCTCTATagctgaaattttaatatgggGTGACCAAAATGATAGCAGTGTATTTGA CTTCTTTTTGGAAAAGAACATGCTTTCGTTCTTCTTACGtattatgaaacaaaaatgtgGAAGCTATGTATGTGTTCAATTGCTACAGACactgaatatattatttgaaaatatacgtAATGAAACATCCTTAT ATTATTTGCTCAGTAACAATCATGTCAACAGTATAATAGTGCACAAATTTGACTTCAGTGATGAAGAGGTGATGGCATACTACATCAGTTTTTTAAAGACCTTGAGCTTGAAGTTGAATGCCCATaccattcattttttttataacgagGTAAACGAG cATACCAATGATTTTCCATTGTATACGGAGgcaatcaaattttttaaccaCTCGGAAGGTATGGTTCGTATAGCTGTGAGAACCCTAACTTTAAATGTCTATCGTGTCGAGGATGCCTCTATGCTCGTGTTTATAAGAGACCGAACTGCTGCACCTTATTTCAGTAATCTTGTATGGTTTATTGGCGACCACATTATAGAGCTTGACACCTGTGTCAGAAACGATGCCGA TCATCAAAGTCGAAACAGATTGTCGGATTTGGTAGCTGAGCATTTAGATCATCTGCATTACCTAAACGATattctttgtttaaatataccTGACTTGAATAAGGTCTTGTCTGAACATTTGCTTCACAAATTATTAGTTCCACTGTACGTTTACTCGCTTGCAAAACATAAGAATCTTTTGTGCCAAAATCAG GATGAGAGAAAACATGTAAGCATTGTAGTAGCATTGTTTCTCCTTTCTCAAGTGTTTCTTATACTCTCCCACGGCCCTCTTGTACATACTTTAGCAGCAGTAATATTGCTGTCAGAATTAGAAACTATTCAAACAGGTGCAAGCAAAGTGTTGGAAATGTACGGTGATATTACGTCTATTAAGTCAATCGCTTTTTCACCCCCAAAAGAAAGTTTGGAAAAGTCTCTGGAAAATTTAAGCGAATCTTTAAACGTGTCGGACGATCTTTGCGAAGAAGAATGCATTGCAGAAGAAAGGACAGAAGAGAGTATGGTCAATAGGATATCAGACACCAATTATCCTAGTACATCATTCGATACCGTTTCAATAGAAGATACACCTGTACCAATGAGTTCAGAACAACTAGACACTAGCGTTCCACATGATAATTTAGAAGACATcagatatttaaatgtaactgatgaagaaaaagaacagAGACTTGCACAAGATAGTCCCTTGATACCGGAAACGCAAAAGAATCTGGACGAATCTCTATCAAATAAGCCATTTCTAGAAACTATCTTGAACTCTTTATATTGCACAGAAAATGATTATACTGCCCTGTTTGGATTATGTTTGCTTTATGCTCTAGCTAACAATCAG GGCATTGACCGTAAAACTTTAGACCCAATTTTAAGCAGTTCACAAGGCTCAACAACGAGCTtctataatgaaattttaatagatagaCTAATTCATATTATAACGTTAAGTTGTCAAACAA ATTCGAAAGTACGGCTCGTCACGCTGGAATTGGCGATTAAGttgttaattcaattaataatgtcaaatgGACAAAAAGTCTTAAAAGGCTCGCATTTGACGGCGATCGAAACGGCCAAAGAACAGAGTACTACgttgttgaaaaatttttacagG AGCGAAGACATATTCCTAGACATGTTCGAAGATGAATATAGTGAAATTCAAAAACGACCCTTGAACATTGAATGGTTGATGATGGAcagtaacattttattaccaCCGATAGGTACTCCGATGACCGGTATTGAATTTATCAAGAGATTACCGTGCGGCGAA GTGGAGAGAGCTCGTCGTGCTATAagagtattttttttaataagagaATTATCCTTAGCTATTAACATGGAAGCGGAAACGCAGTTGCCCTTAACAAATCCGGTCAATTGTGTTCAAGTGGATAATGTTCTTGACCTaa ATAATAGCGATTTAATTGCCTGTACGGTTGTATGGACAGACGGTcagaaaattcgtcgttttcTAGTCATAcatattgtacaattaattCTCGTAGAACCAGACACTAGCAAATTAGGCTGGGGAGTAGCGAGATTAGTGGGCTTTTTACAAGATATTGAAGTAGCAAGTGACAAAGACGATTCTAGATGTTTACATTTAACGATTTACAAACCTTCGAGTAGTTCGGCTGGGAATCGTGTTCCTTTGCTAtcgacaaaatttatcttcgacGATCACATTAGATGTATGGCTGCTAAACAAAG GCTGACGAAAGGACGGATAAAGGCACGGCAAAAGAAGATGAGTCAGATCGCACGATTGCTAGACATTCCCATGAGTATGCCCCATTCATCAACACCATCGCCAAATTATGCTCTACGGAGCATGCGACATGAAC GTGTAATAGGTCGTGGACAAAGATCGAAGGAACCGCGACCAATGTTTATTGTAAACAGGGTGCCCGGATTTGCAGCACAAATGCGCAGGGAAAACAATGCAGTGCCATCATCGATTGCCAGGCGCAGTGACAACTCAAATGAGAATAGTCAGGAGAACGGTTTACGATCGCGAGATAATTCACCGAAAATGCCGAGGCCGCGAAGCGAAGAGATTCCTCTAGAGGATATGCGACTACGAAAAGCAGCTCTAACATCTGCTGCATTGAGTATATCAAATATATGTCAGGAGAAGAAAGATGGTCAAATCTCCGCATGTGCAACAAACGGTGAACCCTCGACTGTGGCTAAAAAACATGCAGAAGAGACATCGTTTACTTGCCCGAAAGAAACGAAGCCGCGTAAGAAGGGTCAAGTGGAGACAGTATGA